A genomic stretch from candidate division WOR-3 bacterium includes:
- a CDS encoding polyphosphate polymerase domain-containing protein: MAAGSYSTSAGIVMPQGRLEYKFLVPIEQIEELRRALLPYVRLDAFCEQKPHKEYTVRSVYYDNRRFDCYYEKFDGFQFKKKLRIRGYDEEAADNTVFFEIKFKNGDFIGKHRAGVKWTELDRVFRNPNLDLNLSLQALDALKRFLFHYHRKRMVPVVLVAYEREAFFSRFDPRLRLTFDKNVRSRLYPQLKELYLDRAMKFVMPSQFVFEIKFYGTLPRWLQRVMTQFDLERLAVSKYALGIEAYPEEKKFLLGIGHTVEALPAVRLSK, from the coding sequence ATGGCAGCCGGCTCCTATTCCACATCTGCTGGCATCGTAATGCCGCAGGGCAGGCTTGAGTACAAGTTTTTGGTGCCAATTGAGCAAATTGAGGAGCTGCGAAGGGCGCTCTTGCCCTATGTTAGGCTTGACGCTTTTTGCGAGCAAAAACCCCATAAAGAGTATACGGTGCGCAGTGTCTATTATGACAACCGCAGGTTTGACTGCTATTATGAGAAGTTTGACGGGTTTCAGTTCAAGAAGAAGCTGCGCATCCGCGGTTATGACGAGGAGGCAGCGGATAACACCGTATTCTTTGAGATAAAGTTCAAGAACGGCGACTTCATCGGCAAACATCGGGCAGGGGTGAAATGGACTGAACTTGACAGGGTCTTTCGCAACCCCAACCTTGACCTCAACCTGTCTCTGCAGGCGCTTGATGCGCTGAAGAGGTTTCTTTTCCATTACCATCGCAAAAGGATGGTGCCGGTTGTTCTGGTCGCCTATGAAAGGGAGGCTTTTTTCTCAAGGTTTGACCCGCGCCTGCGCCTGACATTTGACAAAAATGTCCGCAGCCGGCTTTATCCCCAGCTGAAAGAGCTCTATCTGGACCGGGCGATGAAGTTTGTGATGCCCAGCCAGTTTGTCTTTGAAATCAAGTTCTATGGCACCCTGCCGCGCTGGCTGCAAAGGGTTATGACCCAATTTGACCTTGAGCGGCTGGCGGTCTCAAAATATGCCTTAGGGATTGAGGCTTACCCAGAGGAAAAGAAGTTTCTTTTAGGCATCGGGCACACCGTTGAGGCTCTGCCCGCTGTAAGATTATCTAAGTAA
- a CDS encoding DUF4956 domain-containing protein translates to MMEILRNVVVQLRLLPLTAAMVFAKVGTALVCGIFIAWLYRKTYRGPGYSVAYTNTLILLAMCTAVMIMVIGNNLARAFGLVGALSVVRFRHAVKNTQDIVFVFFALAIGMASGVGFYAIAFLGTIFIGIIMLVLFKTRFSFPHRNEYLLQFSYQPQPGGVVPYQGVLDRHCSKITPINVRSLGDTDQIELSFYVRLKDKQKGEELIGELNKTPGVQFVNLFYDEEQI, encoded by the coding sequence ATGATGGAGATATTGAGAAATGTTGTTGTGCAGCTGCGGCTTTTGCCCTTGACAGCAGCGATGGTTTTTGCCAAGGTGGGGACAGCGCTTGTCTGCGGGATCTTTATCGCCTGGCTCTATCGCAAGACCTATCGCGGACCCGGCTATTCGGTTGCCTATACCAACACCTTGATACTTTTGGCGATGTGCACCGCGGTGATGATTATGGTGATTGGCAATAACCTTGCCCGAGCCTTCGGGCTGGTGGGCGCTCTGTCGGTTGTCAGGTTCCGCCATGCGGTGAAAAACACCCAGGACATTGTCTTTGTCTTCTTTGCCCTGGCAATCGGGATGGCCTCCGGGGTTGGCTTTTATGCCATTGCCTTTTTGGGCACCATCTTCATCGGCATAATAATGCTGGTGCTTTTCAAGACCAGGTTTTCCTTTCCCCATCGCAATGAGTATCTTTTGCAGTTCAGTTATCAGCCGCAACCGGGCGGTGTGGTGCCATATCAGGGGGTTTTGGACCGGCACTGCAGCAAAATAACGCCGATAAATGTCCGCTCACTCGGCGACACCGACCAGATTGAACTCTCCTTTTATGTCCGGCTCAAGGACAAACAGAAGGGTGAGGAACTCATTGGCGAACTGAACAAAACCCCAGGGGTTCAGTTTGTCAATCTCTTCTATGATGAGGAGCAGATTTAG